GGCGTGCTCGTCGCCAAGCCGTTCTCCATGATGATCCGCTTCTTCCCGCCACTGGTCGCCGGCACCGTGATCATGATCATCGGCCTGTCGTTGATCGGTGCCGACGTCAGTCTGATCGCCGGCACCGACCCGACCGCGAAAGGGTACGCTGCGCTGCCGGGCATCACCCTGGCCGCGATCGTCGTGCTGCTCATCATTCTCATCACACGGTTCTTCCGCGGCTTCGTCCGCCAGATCGCAGTGCTGCTGTCGATCGTGATCGGAACGCTGATCGCGTGGCCAATGGGCATGGCGGACTTCTCGGCCGTCGGTCAGGCGAACTGGGTCGGGTTCAGCGGCATCTTGTTCTTCGGACCACCGAAATTCGTAGCCGCGGCGATCATCTCGATGTGCATCGTCATGTTGGTCACGTTCACAGAGTCGACGGCGGACATGCTGGCCGTTGCCGAGATCGTCGACAAGAAGCTGACACCGAACGACCTGGCACGTGGTTTGGCCAACGACGGCCTGTCGGCCATCTTCGGTGGCTTCATGAACTCCTTCCCAGACACTTCGTTCGCCGAGAACGTCGGCCTCGTTGAGATGACCAAGGTCCGCAGCCGATGGGTGGTCACGGTCTGTGGGGTGTTGCTGATTCTGATGGGCTTCATCCCGAAGATGGGCGTGGTCGTTGCCAGTCTCCCCGACCCGGTGATCGGCGGCGCCGCGACGGTGATGTTCGCGATGGTGGCCGCGGTCGGCATTCGCACCCTGCACAAGACGTCGTTCGTCAACAATCAGAACATGCTGATCGTGGCCGTGTCACTGTCGATCGGCATGATTCCGACCGTTGCGCCGAATTTCTACCACAATTTCCCCAACGAGTTCCAGGTCATCTTCGGCTCCGGCATCACCGCAACGGTGATTGTCGTGTTCATCCTCAACCTGGTCTTCAACCACTGGATCCGTCGCCCGAAGGGGGAGGCCGCGAGAACAGCCGCCGCTACCACGCCAGAGGTGCTGTATGGCGACGTGGAAGTCGCGCTCGATCGCG
The Rathayibacter sp. SW19 DNA segment above includes these coding regions:
- a CDS encoding nucleobase:cation symporter-2 family protein, with the translated sequence MSISKTLTRPLRFIPRSSQHLVDEVPPTPRLITLGIQHLVIMYAGAVAVPLIVGDALKLPTSTIALLVSADLLVSGIFTVIQSVGIGKILGVRLPVVTGATFTVLTPMIIIAQQYGMQAVYGAMIVSGVFGVLVAKPFSMMIRFFPPLVAGTVIMIIGLSLIGADVSLIAGTDPTAKGYAALPGITLAAIVVLLIILITRFFRGFVRQIAVLLSIVIGTLIAWPMGMADFSAVGQANWVGFSGILFFGPPKFVAAAIISMCIVMLVTFTESTADMLAVAEIVDKKLTPNDLARGLANDGLSAIFGGFMNSFPDTSFAENVGLVEMTKVRSRWVVTVCGVLLILMGFIPKMGVVVASLPDPVIGGAATVMFAMVAAVGIRTLHKTSFVNNQNMLIVAVSLSIGMIPTVAPNFYHNFPNEFQVIFGSGITATVIVVFILNLVFNHWIRRPKGEAARTAAATTPEVLYGDVEVALDRDAEPEPKGNWTTDDPTAGDATA